gaagggggaaagaggtggaggagaagaaggaaggggggcgcgccgccccctctccttgtcctattcggactagggggaaggggcgcgtggcccttgccctggccgcctccactcttctccactaaggcccactatggcccattaacccccggggggttccagtaacccctcccgtactccggtaaaatcccgatttcacccggaacacttccgatatcgaaatataggcttccaatatatcaatctttatgtctcgaccatttcgagactcctcatcatgtccgtgatcacatccgggactccgaacaaccttcggtacatcaaaacatataaactcataatataactgtcatcgaaacgttaagcgtgcggaccctacgggttcgagaactatgtagacatgaccgagacacgtctccggtcaataaccaatagcggaacccggatgctcatactggctcccacatattctacgaagatctttatcggtcagaccgcataacaacatacgttgttccctttgtcatcggtatgttacttgcccgagattcggtcgtcggtatctcaatacctagttcaatctcgttaccatcaagtctctttactcgttccgtaatacatcatcccgcaactaactcattagttgcaatgcttgcaaggcttaagtgatgtgcattaccgagtgggcccagagatacctctccgacaatcggagtgacaaatcctaatctcgaaatatgccaacccaacaagtaccttcggagacacctgtagagcacttttataatcacccagttacattgtgacgtttggtagcacacaaagtgttcctccggtaaacgggagttgcataatctcatagtcataggaacatgtataagtcatgaagaaagcaatagcaacatactaaacgatcgagtgctaagctaacggaatgggtcaagtcaatcacatcattctcctaatgatgtgatcccgttaatcaaatgacaacccatgtcaatggctgggaaacataaccatctttgatcaataagctagtcaagtagaggcatactagtgacactctgtttgtctatgtattcacacaagtattatgtttccggttaatacaattctagcatgaataataaacatttatcatgatataaggaaataaataataactttattattgcctctagggcatatttccttcagtctcccacttgcactagagtcaataatctagattacacagtaatgattctaacacccatggagccttggtgctgatcatgttttgctcgtggaagaggcttagtcaacgggtctgcaacattcagatccgtatgtatcttgcaaatttctatgtctcccacctggactaaatcccggatggaattgaagcgtctcttgatgtgcttggttctcttgtgaaatctggattccttcgccaaggcaattgtaccagtattgtcacaaaagattttcattggacccgatgcactaggtatgacacctagatcggatatgaactccttcatctagactccttcatttgccgcttccgaagcagctatgtactccgcttcacacgtagataccgccatgacgctttgtttagaactgcaccaactgacagctccgctgttcaatataaacacgtatccggtttgcgattttgAATCGttcggattagtgtcaaagcttgcatcaacgtaaccatttacgatgagctctttgtcacctccataaacgagacacatatccttagtccttttcaggtatttcaggatgttcttgaccgctgtccagtgatccactcctggattactttggtacctccctgctagacttatagcaaggcacacatcaggtctggtacgcagcattgcatacatgatagagcctatggctgaagcatagggaacatctttcattttctctctatcttctgcattggtcgggcattgagtcttactcaacttcacaccttgtaacacgggcaagaaccctttctttgcttgatccattttgaacttcttcaaaactttgtcaaggtatgtgctttgtgaaagtccaattaagcgtcttgatctatctctatagatcttgatgcccaatatataagcagcttcaccgaggtctttcattgagaaactcttattcaagtatccctttatgctatccagaaattctatatcatttccattcagcaatatgtcatccacatataatatcagaaatgctacagagctcccactcacctttttgtaaatacatgcttctccaaaagtctgtacaaaaccaaatgctttgatcacactatcaaagcgtttattccaactccgagaggcttgcaccggtccataaatggatcgctggagcttgcacactttgttagctccctttggatcgacaaaaccttccagttgcatcatatacaactcttcttctagaaatccattcaggaatgcagttttgacatccatttgccaaatttcataatcataaaatgcggcaattgctaacatgcttcggacagacttaagcatcgctacgggtgagaaggtctcatcgtagtcaatcccttgaacttgtcaaaaacctttcgcaacaagtcgagctttatagacataacattaccgtcagcgtcagtcttcttcttgaagatccatttattttcagtggcttgccgatcatcgggcaagtcaaccaaagtccacactttgttctcatacattgatcccatctcagatttcatggcctcaagccactttgcggaatctgggctcaccatcgcttcttcatagttcgtagggttcgtcatggtctagtaacataacctccagaacaggattaccgtaccactctggtgcggatcttactctggttgacctacgaggttcagtaacaacttgatctaaagttccatgatcattatcattaacttcctcactaattggtgtagtcgtcacaggaaccggtttctgtgatttactactttccaataagggagcaggtacagttacctcatcaagttctactttcctcccactcacttcttttgagagaaactccttctctagaaaggatccattcttagcaacgaatgtcttgccttcggatctgtgatagaaggtgtacccaacagtctcctttgggtatcctatgaagacacatttctccgatttgggttcgagcttatcaggttgaagctttttcacataagcatcgcagccccaaactttaagaaacgacaactttgttttcttgctaaaccacagttcataaggcgtcgtctcaacggatttcgatggtgccctatttaacgtgaatgtggccgtctctaaagcataaccccaaaacgatagcggtaaatcagtaagagacatcatagatcgcaccatatctaataaagtacgattacgacgttcggacacaccattacgctgtggtgttccgggtggcgtgagttgcgaaactattccgcattgtttcaaatatagaccaaactcgtaactcaaatattctcctccacggtcagatcgtagaaactttattttcttgttacgatgattttcaacttcactctgaaattcgttgaacttttcaaatgtttcagacttatgtttcattaaatagatatacccatatctgctcaaatcatctgtgaaggtgagaaaataacgatatccgccacgagcatcaacattcatcggaccacatacatctgtatgtatgatttccaacaaatctgttgctctctccatagtaccggagaacggcgttttagtcatcttgcccatgaggcacggttcgcaagtaccaagtgattcataatcaagtggtttcaaaagtccatcagtatggagtttcttcatgcgttttacaccgatatgacctaaacggcagtgccacaaataagttgcactatcattatcaactctgcattttttggcttcaacattatgaatatgtgtatcactactatcgagattcatcaaaaatagaccactcttcaagggtgcatgaccataaaagatattactcgtataaatagaacaaccattattctctgatttaaatgaataaccgtctcgcatcaaacaagatccagatataatgttcatgctcaacgctggcaccaaataacaattatttaggtctaatattaatcccgaaggtagatgtagaggtagcgtgccgacgacgatcacatcgactttggaccgtttcccacgcgcatcgtcacctcgtccttgtcTAGTGtgcgcttaatccgtagtccatgttttgagttgcaaatattagcaacagaaccagtatcaaatacccaggtactactgcgagctctggtaaggtacacatcaataacatgtatatcacatatacctttgttcaccttgccatctttcttatccgccaaatacttggggcagttccgcttccagtgaccagtctgcttgcagtagaagcactcagtctcaggcttaggtctagacttgggtttcttctcttgagcagcaacttgcttgctgttcttcttgaagttccccttcttccttttgccctttttcttgaaactggtggtcttactgaccatcaccacttgatgctccttcttgatttctacctccacggcctttagcattgcgaagagctcgggaatcgtcttatccatgccttgcaagttatagttcatcacgaagctcttgtagcttggtggcagtgattgaataattctgtcaatgacgctatcatccggaagatcaactccagttgaatcaagtgattgcagtacccagacatcttgagtatatgctcactgacagaactattctcctccatcttgcagctgtagaacttattggagacttcatgtctctcaatccgggcattcttttgaaatattaacttcaattcctgaaacatctcatatgctccatgacgttcaaaacatcgttgaagtcccggttctaagctgtaaagcatggcacactaaactatcgagtagtcatcaacacgtgactgccaggcattcacaatgtctgcagttgctggcgcaggtggtacacctagcgttgcttccaggacgtaactcttctatgcagcaatgaggataatcctcaagttacggatccagtccgtgtaattgctaccatcatcttttaactttgctttctcaaggaacgcattaaaattcaacggaacaacaacacaggccatctatctacaatcaacatagacaagcaagatactatcagatactaagttcatgataaatttaagttcaattaatcatattacttaagaactcccacttagatagacatctccctaatcctctaagtgatcacgtgatccaaatcaactaaaccataaccgatcatcacgtgaaatggagtagctttcaatggtgaacatcactatgttgatcatatctactatatgattcacgctcgacctttcggtctcagtgttccgaggccatatctgcatatgctaggctcgtcaagtttaacctgagtattccgcatgtgcaaaactggcttgcacccgttgtagatggacgtagagcttatcacacccgatcatcacgtggtgtctgggcacgacgaactttggcaacagtgcatactcagggagaacatttttatcttgaaatttagtgagagatcatcttataatgctaccgtcaatcaaagcaagataagatgcataaaagataaacatcacatgcaatcaatataagtgatatgatatggccatcatcatcttgtgcttgtgatctccatcttcgaagcaccgtcatgatcaccatcgtcaccggcgcgacaccttgatctccatcgtagcatcgttgtcgtctcaccaattttatgcttctacgactatcgctaccgcttagtgataaagtaaagcattacagggcgattgcattgcatacaataaagcgacaaacatatggctcctgccagttgccgataactcggttacaaaacatgatcatctcatacaataaaatttagtatcatgtcttgaccatatcacatcacaacatgccctgcaaaaacaagttagacgtcctctactttgttgttgcaaattttacgtggctgctacgggcttagcaagaaccgttcttacctacgcatcaaaaccacaacgatagtttgtcaagttggtgttgttttaaccttcgcaaggaccgggcgtagccacactcggttcaactaaagttgaagaaactgacacccgccagccacctgtgtgcaaagcacgtcggtagaaccagtctcgcgtaagcgtacgcgtaatgtcggcccgggccgcttcatccaacaataccgccgaaccaaagtatgacatgctgaaataaataataactttattattgcctctagggcatatttccttcacatggaTGCCGAGCGGCAGTGCCATCACACGCTGAACTGCCGGTTCTGCGACCTTCAAGCCACCATGCCCACTGTGTTTGTTGTGGTAGCCATGTCTGGGTTCCCGCCACCGCAGCCCATGAGCGAATTTGCCAACGCCGCCGCCCGCTCTAGATTTAGGGTATATGAGAAAGGAGGTTGAGGGAGTGCGGGACTGAGACCATGGCGGTCAATACCGGGTCCACATCTTACTCAATCCACCCAAAGTGTTATAAGGGGCGAAACCTATCTGACTTGACTAGTTCACGGACTGAGGTTTGTTGGTTTCAATGTTGAGGGACGATTTCTTAACTTTTGTGAGTTTAGGAACGAAAAATTATAGTACTAAACACTTACTCCAGTTGTGATGTTATTCTGCAATTTTCTCAATCTGGAACATGAGAGAAGCTTTAAACGGTCAGCTCCCGGATCCATGATTTACGTGTGGCATCACCGACTATCCATCCGAGGACGCGTCGTGCTAGCACCTGACACACCGGAACAGAATCTGACGAAGCAACTTGCCAGGTTAACCATGGCATGTTACTCTGTCCATCTCTGGCATCCTTTGGTTACTGTACGCATTAATTGCCGAGATTAACCTATCCGACGGGATGCGAAGCTGCGGACGAAGAAAGGCGCAACCATCATTGCAGTCACTACGGTGAAGTCAAACGAAGCCGAAGCTCTGCGCTTAACCCAAGCAGCCGCGCGCATTCTCACGAACGGACAGATTTCGCTGCACCGAAAACCACATCTTGAAATTTATCATCATATCATCACACTTTCCAAGTGATCAATCCCAAGAAAGGAAAAAGTTACCGTTGTACAGACAAAATGACAGCAAGCAGACTGAACTTCCGAGACGCCCTCTGCATTAGCTGTGAATGGAATCTGGTTTGGCCGCGCCGCGCCGCTCGTCCGGTCAACTGGCCACCGGGCAAACAGAGCCCACACCCCTTATAAATTAGCCCGTGGCCGGGCACTTCTGATCACCCAGTTCATTCTGACTTTAGCTATAGTGCTTGTGCTTATACCACTAGGGATCGACACACCTTCGTTGACAGGAAAATTATTAGTCAGAGATGAGGAGCTACGCAGCTGTAGTCCGGGCAGCACTGCTCGTCCTTGGCGCGCTGCTACTCCCTGCCCACCATGTGATGGCCGACTACTCGGCCATGGcaccggcgccgccgccaccgcctaaGCCGGCCAGTGCCATTTCCATGCCCCCGTTGCCAGCCAATGACACCAACATGTCGCCGCCTGTCCAGCTGGCGCCACCTTTCGTCGTTGTGCAGGGCGTGATCTACTGTAAGTCCTGCAAATCCAGGGGCTACAACCGCGGCATGGACGCGTCACCGATCCAAGGTTCGCATTGCCCCTATATATATCTCTCGCCTACTCCGTCGCCTCGGCATGGGGTAGCTAATTAGCCTGCTCAGTCTTAATCTCATGCGTGCATGCATCCATTCGATCCATAAACGCAGGCTGACATTATCTCTACTGCCCGTTTTGGTTTTGTCTTTGCAGGTGCAACGGTGAATCTGGTGTGCTACGGGAGGAAGGTGGTGAACGTGACAGCGACGGTGTCGGACGAGCACGGCTACTTCCTGGTGATGTTCTACGACCTGGCCAACTTCAACGCGCGCAACTGCAAGATATACCTGGGCACGTCGCCGACGCCGCTCTGCGACAAGCCCGTCTACCCGCCGAACAAGTGGATCGGGCTCTCGCTCGTCAAAGAGACCGTAACTTCGCCGCCGGTGGGGCTGCAAGGCGTCTACTGCCCCAGCAGCGTGCTCTTCTACGGCCCCTCCGCCGGACAGCATTGCCCATTTTATTGACCGCGCCGCCTCGATCCACCTGGTACTAAGTAATAATCAACTAGTCACCTTGGCAGTTTTGCACTTGCAGTGGTTCGTGTTTGTGTATTGTACGTGTTCCTAGCAGCTTAGATCCGCCAATTTACGTTCAGTTCTTCTAGTTTGTTGGTTGGTGCAGTTGCAGTGTAGTGCTAGTATCTTGAGTTTTCAGTGGCCTCTGTTCCCCACCATAACTATGATTCTTCTGCCAACGTGCATTATTTTAAGCTGTTTGACATTTACGGCTGTCGGTTGCCACTACACCGAGATCCACGAGCTTAGATCGAGCTCCAATTCACACTTGAAGTGGGAACCTTGGAAGTCAAAGGTAATAGCCACCCTGCGAAAGAGtatattatactccctccgtctcataataaGTATCTCAACTATGTACTAGTTTGGGTATAAAGTTGTATTAAGTTTAAGACATTTATTTTGGGACGGATGGAGTACCACATTAACTAAATGACAGTCGACTGAATTTTAAATTGGGGCCAGTCGATTTTGAGAGTTCACCGGAGTGAGCCGGAGGGATGGAAGGGGCTCGCCGGAGGGCTACCCCATCTATCTTAAGGTTTAAGGTAAGAGAGGTGATGGACGGCGGTGATGGGGTTTCGCCGGAGAAAAAAACTGGGCGTGGGCGGGGCTAGAGGGTGGCCAGGGGCGGCAGCAAGACCGGCGGTGGGGAGCGGTTCCGAAAAGAGCGGGCGGCGAGGCTGCGCGAAAGCGCCGCCGGCTGCGGGTGGTGCTCGcaggcggttcggccggtggccTATGCGGCGGCTGGGGAAAGGAGAAGaagctggaggaagaagaagggctgTCCATCGTTCAATCTGCATCCAACAGTCATCGACTGACCTAAATTTAAAAATCAATCGGCTGACGTGTAGCCATTCCCATATTATACTGCAAAATGGAGTGCTATGATCTTCCATAACGTGCATGTATACTCAGATCTTCTATAACGTGCTTGTGAGCATCTGATGTGCACGCAATTGATCATCTCGGAAGCGCTACCGAAATCCGTATTTGACGCTCGCTGCATCAGTTTGTCTACCAAACGCCCAAGGCAACCAGCTAAGGATGCGATCTGGGCCATACCATTTAGCTCGGATTTTGGTTTTTACCGATTTGGGAAACTTTGTAGAAGGTTCTAATTGATTTTAATTCATTTTCGAAAATATGTTCACTGTTTCCACCCAAAATTTtattaaaaaatgtttgtgaattttaaAAAATTGATCACGTTCTTACAAAATGTTCAGGAATTTTAAAACATGTTCGGGATTGATATTGACAAATCTTCATGTTTGGAAAACAATGTTCttatatttaagaatttttgttAAAAGATGTTAAAAATTGCTTTGTAAAAATAAtttaattaaaaaataaaataaaccaaAAAATGAAAACACAAATAGAACCGCACACTATAGAGCTAAGCACTAAAGTAGGTTGGCCCAGGAGCTGCTCATGTGCGATTGATAGGCAATTTGCCGCATCAAGCGTCACATAGGAGCTCCCCGCTACTACCCACGATCAATATTGGCTGGAGaaagaatatttttgaaatttcCTCCAAACCCAAATAAAATGAGTAGGCTAATAAGCCATTGACTTTCTTATATGTTCTATTGCATGACCacctgtccccccccccccccccccccccctgtcaTTAGGCTAATCGCATAGAAAATCCACATCCATAACTATGGCCACCTCTGTGTGTGTGTATTTCTCTTGAGAAAAAAAAACTTTTAGTCTCCCGAAAAATTATGTCACTTTGATGGAacagtactactactataagACATCAGAAGGACCCTAGCCGCTAGAAGTTAGAGTTTCTCCTAATGATTTGTTCGTCGGTTTTCCTCGTTTCCTATGGCTGTTCTAGTGCCAGGAGAAGGGTGTAACCCTGAGTTTATTTATTTTGGATAAAATACAATGGGTATTACTTCCAGTGAGATTAGGAAAGAAATACAAATCAAAGACATctgaaaaaagaaaataaaattttgTTCAACTGAAAAGGCAGGCGGGCTCAAGGGGGCAACCCACTAAAGCTAGGACTCATTCATTCCAGCATTGACCCACGACTCCGTCTCATCCTGACGAGCATGAAAGATACTCGAATGAAAAACACAAGTGCAATATAAAAAAAAGACACATATGTAACATTTCGGCCAAAACGAACTAAATTTTTGTCACATATGTGCCTCGCAGGGCTGGATGGTTTTCAACTGGTCGGACCCAGATGGCAGCCTCTCATACATGACTAGGATGTTGGGTAGTTGGCGCGAGCATGGGATATTATTGCATGTATACAATGAGCTCAATCCCGATCGATGCGAGACTCTATCATGATGTTGCGTACTTGTCTGATTGGTGTGCGATGGTTGTAGAACTCGTATGCACGAATAGAGACCCTGTTGCGGTCGTGTGCGGTAGTTCAGAGCAACGTATGCAGTAGTAGCTACTTGGAGAGGTGTGTGCGATAGTTGGAGATCATGTATCTGAGTCCGACTAGACGTTGAAATCCCTTGAAATAGGAGCCTACTAATATTGTATAGGTGTGGTCGTGCACGATAGGTAATTAGAGACCCCCAACCGGTTGCGAAGCGTCGGACATTGCCTCTCAATGCAGGAGCCCAATGTTGCGTAGGCGCAATCGTGCACAATAGGTTTAGAGACCCCAGCCGATTGCGAGCCACCGGACTTTGAAACCCCTCATAAAAGGAGCTCGGTGCTTGATGTTTGCAAGTGCACAAAATCGTATTCAAGCATAATTCACGAGAAGTATTTTCCAGTTTAATTGTCGAACACATAAATAGCTTATAGGAAAATAACTACCAACCCCGCAGCTATGATGTCACAGACACAATTATACCCGCACCAAAACCTGAGTTTGAAAATAATTCATCTTACCATTTGCTAGGAAAAATGATGAAAATAGGGGGATTATACTAAATACTAAATGGGAAGGAAAATAAAAACTTAACTAAACAAAGAAGGGAACTAGGGAGAAGTAATGTGATGTTTAGTTGAGAAAAGTGATGTCAAGGTGGAGATTAGTATTACTAGTGACGTGGATGACACAGGTTAGCATATGTGCGATGTCGCCAAGTGTTGATCGGACAACTTATGGTGGTTGGTCCCTCAAATAACATCGTCTCTCAAGCAATACTTTATTGAGACAACTCAATTGTCCTACTCTTGTCACATACATGGAGCCTCTAACAGAAGACATTAAGGTCACATGGACCAGACCAAAGGTAATCATTTCTATGGACAACTGTAACTCCTAGGTAAGTTGTGCCGCTCTCTAAGATGCCAAAGCCTATCACCCAGAGGTCTATCATATCGCACAATCTACGTATCAACTTCGGcgcgtgtttggttgcccgcatgcaGCCGAACCAGGCCCACGCGGGATGTGCGCGGCCTGTTTGGTTGCCTGGGCGGTATGCGGTTTGTGGCCCGCACGGACCTTAAAGCAGCCTGTAGACTGGCCCGGCGAAAACTGTCGAATCGGCAGTTTCTCGCGAGCCTGGCTGGACGCGGCCACGCGTGCGAGGCAGTTGCACGCCTCGGACAGCGCGGAAGACGGAGGGGACGTCTCATAACTCGCCCCCACTCTCCTGTCACCGCCCAGTCGCATTGTTCCCACCGCTCCCTCTCTCCCTCACCgcccctccctctcctctcctccgatGGCTTCACCTCACCCACCGCTGCGCCGCCCTCTGACCCCCGTCGACCAACACATCGCCAGCATCCAGGAGTGCTGGCTGGCCGGGCTCCAGAATTCGGGGCGGGACTTGGCGTCGACGCTGCGAGCGTCGTCCCCCATCTGCTGTCGGCCACCACCAGCGCTGGCCAATGCGGTGCCGGCCGTTCCGGCTCCGCCACGGATTCCGGACCTCGTGGTCCTGGGCTCGGTGCCGGCCGTTCCGGCTCCGTCACGGATTCCGGACCACGTGGTCCCGGGCTCGGTGCCGGCGCCGTCGACGGAGCCGCCGCTTGTTGGGACCCCATTGGGCAAGGGGTTTTCTTGACCCCCGTCCAAGGGTTTTCTCCTGTCGGCGGGCCATCCTCCTCGACCTCCGGCGTGGCTATGAGCACGGGGCCGATGCCGCAGGCCGTCGCCAGGGCCGGCTCCTCCTCTGCTCCGCCACCTCTCTCCTTCCCGCCGGGGTTTTCACCCCGACCGCGGTTCGCTGCGACTGCGCGTGCTCCGGTGAGTCGAACCCCCTCAATGCTTGCTCGTAGAAGTAGATTAGGGGTTTAATTCTTAGGCATGTGCTAGTAGTTAGTGGATGCGATAGGATTAGATAGGATTGGAGTAGATCCCATTGGATGCGATCCCAATCGAATCCAATCAGACCGATCTGTTCTTGTTTCGTACGGTGTGTGTCCTAGGATCTGCTACTGCTAGCGTGTCCTAGGATCCGTGTTCATGCTAGAATCCCAATGGTAGTGTGCTTTGCTATGATCTGTGTTCATGGTAGGGTCTTGCTAGGATCTGTGTTCATGCAAATGGCATGTTCATGTTCAAGCTAGGATCATGTTCATGTTGTTGTTAATGTTGCTAACATACATGTTCAAGCTAGGGTTTGTGTTGATTGTTATACCTGCATGTAGTAGGACCATTTTAGGATGCTGCCAAATGTGCATGGCTGCACATGGGTGCTATTGGCACTTGTTGTTGCTATTTTTAGATGTTTCCATGCTTAGGATAGTGCACTGATAAGTGGCAGTTGCAGAAAAGCAGATGCCACTGATCATTGGCACTTGCTGTTGGGCAAGTCCACTGATTagtgccactgatcagtggcattGATAAGTGGCATTTCCCATAGGCAAATGCCACTTATCAATGCCACTTGTTGTTGGGAAAAATGCCACTTATCAATGGCACTTGATGTTGGGAAAGTCCACTAATCagtgccactgatcagtggcatttgCCTAACAACAAGTGGCGTTGATAAGTGGCATTTGCTCAAAGAGTTTGTGCATTGATCAGCGGCATTTGCTCTTGGGCAAATGTCTCTGATCAGTGCCATTTTGCAAAGAGTTTGTGCACTAATACTTGTCATCTTAcctgacaagatattgaa
The Aegilops tauschii subsp. strangulata cultivar AL8/78 chromosome 3, Aet v6.0, whole genome shotgun sequence genome window above contains:
- the LOC109768105 gene encoding uncharacterized protein, whose protein sequence is MRSYAAVVRAALLVLGALLLPAHHVMADYSAMAPAPPPPPKPASAISMPPLPANDTNMSPPVQLAPPFVVVQGVIYCKSCKSRGYNRGMDASPIQGATVNLVCYGRKVVNVTATVSDEHGYFLVMFYDLANFNARNCKIYLGTSPTPLCDKPVYPPNKWIGLSLVKETVTSPPVGLQGVYCPSSVLFYGPSAGQHCPFY